The Thioalkalivibrio nitratireducens DSM 14787 DNA segment CTGTCATGACGTCATGAATGACGGTTCGCTGATCCTACTGCCGACGCCTGGGCACACGCCAGGGTCGATTTCCATGCTGGCAAGAATCAAGGGCAGAGCACCAGTGCTGCTGATCGGTGACCTGGCGTACGAAGCGGAGTTGCTGATGAAGGATCAACTACCTGGTACGGGAAACAAGGCTCAACTTATTGACTCGTATGAAAAGGTACGTGACCTCAAGCAGCATTTGCCGGAGCTCGTTATCTTGCCGTCGCATGACTTCGCGGCTCAGGAGTACTTGTCGTCCAGTCCCGCCCAACAAGGTGCTCCAGCCGACCGCTCAACCGCTGCGCGGTTCAGCGTCGGCTGAGCGCTACGTTGGGCTTCGTGCCCCGAAGCACTAGATTTCTTTCAAGGAGCAAGCTTATGAAAGCAGTTCCTCCACTCGTTCTCGTCGCCGGGCTGGCGCTTGCCGCGCCGACGATAAATGCCTCCGGTGCCGGTGAGAAGAGCTATACACCGCATAGCGTCACCGCTCCGGATGACGTCACGCTGTCCGTGCAGGAATGGGGCAACTCGGAGGGTCAGACTATTCTGTTCATCCACGGATTTAGCCAGGCGCATATGAACTGGGAGCAGCAGGTTGAGGATCCGGAGCTTGCCAAGGAATTCCGGATGATCACTTTCGACCTGCGTGGTCACGGCATGTCGGACAAGCCCGAGGAGGCGGGTTATTATCGGGACAGCAAGCGGTGGGCCGGTGATGTGGCGGCCATCATCGAGAACCTGGATCTGGTGGATCCGGTGCTCGTGGCTTCTTCGATGGGTGGACGCGTCGTCGGCGACTACGTGGCCTATTACGGTGAAGCAGGGATCGGCGGGCTCATGTTCGTCGGTGCGATCCTCATGGATGACGCAGCCCGGTGGTTCGGGCCAGCTACCAAGCATCTGGTGCCCATGACCTCGGCGGACCTGGGTACGGCCATCGACGCGACCAAGCACTTTATCGATAGCTTTTTCGTGAACGCGCCGTCCGAGGATGAGGTTCGCACCTTGATTGCCTACAACATGATGACACCGCGCCATGTTCGCAAGGCGCTGCTCGGTCGGGAGGCGGATTACGAAAGGCATTGGCGCGAGCTCACCGTGCCGGTGCTCCTCTTTCATGGCGTCGAGGATCAGGTCATCGAATTGGGAATGTCTGAAAGTGCCGCCGAGCTGATCGAGCACGCGCAGACGTCGTACATAGATGGCATTGGCCATCTCCCTTTTCTGGAGGTCCCAGAACGGTTCAATACCAAGCTTGCGGAGTTCGTCCGGAAAGTCGGGGAAGATTGATGCGGATCTGGACGTCGCGCTGTCGATGGGACTCGATGCGAATAAGACCTCATGTTACCGTGAATGGGGAGCATTACGCTTTTGTCCCGGCAGAGTTCCGGTGCTGGACATCTGGGCCGGCGTTGAGTAGGGTGGCGCTGGAGACAACCGCCCACGGGAAACGCGATGCCCCCAGTCCGCACCCCTGCCGCGTTTTTGCGGCCATGTCGTCGAGGAACCGCACACGGATTTGATCCAGGGGCTGGTCGCCCGCTATCCCGGGCTCAGCCGCACGGAACTGGCCGCGACCGCCTGTGAGCTGCTGGGATGGCTGCGCGCCAACGGCAAGCCGAAGACCGTCGAGTGCAGGGCCTTCCTCGACACCCTGGAGGAACAGCAGCGGATCGTGCTGCCGGCGCGGCGGCAGAAGCGGGCCAAGCGGGTGGCCGTGGCGATCGCCACCGAGGACCGGCCGGCGCCGGTGCCGATCCAGGGGCCGCTCGCGGCGCTCGGTCCGCTGCAGCTGCACGCGGTCACCAGTGCCGAGCAGCGCCGCCAGTGGCGCGCTTTGGTCGAGCAGCATCACTATCGGGGGCATCGCATTCCCTTTGGCGCCCATCTGCGCTATCTCGCCGTGTCCGCGCAGGGGGTGGTCGGCTGCCTGCAATACTCGAGCCCCGCCTGGCGGCTGCAGGGCCGGGATCGCTGGATCGGCTGGAGCGACGCGCAGCGCCAGGAACGCTTGCAGCATGTGCTGTGCAACAGCCGGTTTCTGATCCTGCCCTGGGTGCAGGTCCCGAACCTGGCGAGCCACCTCCTGGCCCGGGGTGCCCGGCAGGTGGTGGCGGACTGGCCAGCGCAGTATGGTGTCACCCCCTGGCTGCTCGAAACGCTGGTGGACTCCCGCTTTCGCGGCGCCTGCTATCGGGCCGCCAACTGGATGGCGCTGGGTGAGACCACCGGCCGCGGCCGCGACGACCGCCGCCACCGCCGTCATGGCGCCGCGCCCAAAAGCGTGTGGCTCTATCCCCTGCACCGGCACAGCCGGCGCTGGCTGCGCGGGGAGGGCTAGGCGATGGGCTGCGCTGCCGCACGGGTGCTGGAGTTCGACCCGCTGGAGGAGGTCCGCCGCATGGCTCATGAACAACTCGATCAATGGCTGGAGCAGATGCGGCCCCTGTTCGAACAGGAAAAGCCGCCCACGCTGCTGGAGCTGAGCCAGCATTTCACCCGCACCCGCCCGCAGCTGCTCGGTGGCGTGCTGCAATCGCTGGCCGATGCGCTCTACGCCCATCTCCAGGACCAGCGCCAGGCCCCCTGTCCGTGCTGCGGCAAAACGATCCGGCGCAAGCGCCGGGATCCCAAGCGCTGCAACACCCTGCAGGGGCCGGTCGACCTGGAACGCGGCTACTTCTACTGCACCGATTGCCGGGTCGGCTTTCACCCGCTGGATCAGGCGATGGAACTCAGCCGCGCCTTTCACCAGTACGACGTCGAGGAAAAGGTCCTCAAGCTGGCCACCGAGATGCCCTACGAACGCGCGGCGGAGCTGGTCAGCGATCTGACCGGCGTGCCGGTCAGCAACCGCCATGCGCATCAGCGGGTCGAGCAGGTGGTGCAGCTCGCCGACCTGGAAACCGTGATTCCCGATCGCCAGGAAATCCGCCGACGCATCGCGCAGGCGAAGAAGGATCCCGACGACCGGCCGGTGCTGGTCGTGGCGCTGGACGGCGCCCATGCCCCGACGCGGTCCCGGGCCAAGCGCAACACTAAACGCGGGCCGGGCAAATGGCGCGAGGTCAAAGGCGTGCGCCTCTACCTGGCGCCGGAAGACGGCCGTATCGTTCCGCTGGCCAGTTGGCACCAGATCCAGGATGCCGAAGCCATGAAACAGGATCTCCAGCAGATCGCCGCCCGCATCCCGCAGGACCAGGTGCGCATCGCCTTGCTGGGCGACGGCGCGGCCTGGGTCTGGAACACGCTCGAGACCTGCTTCCCCGAAGGCCGGCCGGTCCTCGACTACTACCACTGCGCGGAACACGTCCACAAAGTGGCCGATGCCCACTACGGGAACTGCGCCCGGGCCATCGAATGGGTGGAAGCCACCCTGGCGCGGCTGGCCGCGAATCAGGTCGACGCGGTGATCTGGGGCCTGCAACGGCTCCAGGCCGATGCGTTCGCCCGAGCCGAGATCGACAAGCTCATCACCTACCTGCAGAACCACCGCCAGCGCATCGACTACGACGCCTGCAAGGCCGAAGGCCTGCCGATCGGCAGCGGCGCGATCGAATCGGCCAACAAGTTCATCAGCCACGCCCGGCTGAAGCGCTCCGGTGCCTGGTGGCAAACGGCAACGGCATGCTGCGCCTGCGCTGCGCGCTGTACAACGGCACTTTCGACCGGGTGTTCCAGAAATATCGGTCGCAGAAGGTCAGAATTTTAGGGACAAAAGCGTAATGCTCCCCCACGGAGAGACAGCGCGCGCATGTGGCCTTTACGTAAGGGATCGTCCGTCGCGAAAGCGAGTACGCCCGAGGAACCGGATGCGGGAAAACTGCACGTCCGGGACTGTGCCGGGGGCGCCGGGTAACCGGTGTCCCTACGGCGGAGCTTTCAGGGAGAGGCACTATGACAACGGACCTGCTCGGTAGTGTTCCAGTGCTGCATATCTCCAATGCGGAGCGAAGCTGTGAGTTCTATTGCAACAAACTCGGCTTCCAGAAGAACTGGCAGCACCAGTTCGAACCAGGGTTTCCGTTGTTTGTCTCCATTAGCCGTGGGTCGGTCACCTTCTTCCTCACCGAGCATCCAGAGAGCAGCGCTGGGGCGTTCGTCTATATTCATGCGGAGGATGTGGACGCGCTAGCGCAGGAGCTTCAGGCGCGCGGAGTGACTCTCGGGCAGGGGCCGGTGAGCCAGCCTTGGGGCATGAGGGAGATACAGCTTGAGGATCCTGATGGAAACCGCTTGCGGTTCGGGCAGGACATCGAAGAGAAAATAAGCTAACACGTCGGTGGAGCCGATGGCCGGATGCCCGCGGCTCACCTCTGCGTTAGCGTGAAAATACGCTGCCCGAGAATCGTATCTCTCTGATTCATAATCGTAGTTTCATCCTTCGGGGTGCCTCGCGGCCGAGGGCATGAAAGTTAGCCGGGCAAGCCTTGACGCCGTGGCGTTATGACGCTACAGTGCTAAGATGTCAGCATATGTGGAGACTGCCATGAGCGAGACATCGAAGCGTTCTACGGTTTATTTTGACCCTCAGTTACACGCGGCGCTGCGGCTGAAAGCTGCGCATACGCATCGATCGTTATCAGATATCGTCAACGATGCTGTTCGTGCGGCATTGGCTGAGGATCAGGAAGATTTGGCGGCGTTCGAGGAACGGGGTTCTGAGCCAACCATGAGCTATGAGGCTTTGCTGGACGATTTGAAGGCTCATGGCAAACTATAAGCTTGTATTCAAGAAATCTGTCTCTAAAGACCTTCGTTCAATCCCAAACAAAGATGTTGCCCGCATTCTTCAGCGCATAGAGGGGCTGCAGGAAAATCCCCGCCCTGTCGGCAGTGAAAAGCTTTCAGGACAAGAGCGGTACCGAATCAGACAGGGTGCGTACCGAATCATATATGAAGTGGAAGATGAGCTTCTTGTCGTAACGGTTGTGAAGGTTGGCCATCGAAAGCATGTCTACTGAAGTTTCCGTATTCCAGTGTACCGTTATATAGTGCCTGCACGAGAAGCCAATAAAACGTGCAAAATCAATGGGGTGGACGATTGTCGCGGCGTGAAGCGGGAGCCGGAGGTAGCGCCTTGCGCTGCGGTGTGGAGACGGTAACATGCTGATCGGCAATGGGTCCCGGTGCGCCGGGTCGCGACGACGGGGGCGGTGGCCTGTTCCCGCTTCGGTTTCCAACACGATCTTCCCCGGATGAAAGCACGATGCGCAAGGTGATCGAACCGCAAATGCAGTTGGGAGAACTCCCGATCGGCGGAATTGAACTGGATCCCCGATCCCGCGATGACATTCCCCAGATCCTGCGCGGACTGCAGCACCTCTACACGACCCCGGAGGTGCGTGCGGAGGTTTTCGCCATTCTGGAGGAGCTGGTACCCGAGCGCAGCACCGAGACGGGCCCCGAGAAGGTCGACGTCGAGAACGGCCGGCCGGGGATGTCGCAGTGGAACCTGCTGGTGCTCGGGGTGTTGCGCCTGGGCTTGAATGCCGATTACGACCGGATCCGGGAACTGGCGAATGAGCACCGGACGATTCGGCAGTTTCTCGGGCACAGTGGCTGGGACGACGACACGTCGTACGGCTTGCAGACGGTGCGCGACAACCTGAGCCGGTTCACCCCCGAGGTGCTGGACCGGATCAACCAGGTGGTGGTACGGGCCGGGCACCGGGCGCTAAAAAAAAGCCTGGCGGACGGTCTCGTCGGGCGCTGTGACTCGTTCGTGGTGGAGACCGATGTCCACTACCCGACCGACACCAACCTGCTGCTGGACGCGATTCGCAAGGTGATTGGGCTGAGTGCTGAGTTGGCCGCGGCGAACGCTCGGACCGAGTGGCGCCAGCATGCCTACCA contains these protein-coding regions:
- a CDS encoding alpha/beta fold hydrolase, yielding MKAVPPLVLVAGLALAAPTINASGAGEKSYTPHSVTAPDDVTLSVQEWGNSEGQTILFIHGFSQAHMNWEQQVEDPELAKEFRMITFDLRGHGMSDKPEEAGYYRDSKRWAGDVAAIIENLDLVDPVLVASSMGGRVVGDYVAYYGEAGIGGLMFVGAILMDDAARWFGPATKHLVPMTSADLGTAIDATKHFIDSFFVNAPSEDEVRTLIAYNMMTPRHVRKALLGREADYERHWRELTVPVLLFHGVEDQVIELGMSESAAELIEHAQTSYIDGIGHLPFLEVPERFNTKLAEFVRKVGED
- a CDS encoding Druantia anti-phage system protein DruA — encoded protein: MIQGLVARYPGLSRTELAATACELLGWLRANGKPKTVECRAFLDTLEEQQRIVLPARRQKRAKRVAVAIATEDRPAPVPIQGPLAALGPLQLHAVTSAEQRRQWRALVEQHHYRGHRIPFGAHLRYLAVSAQGVVGCLQYSSPAWRLQGRDRWIGWSDAQRQERLQHVLCNSRFLILPWVQVPNLASHLLARGARQVVADWPAQYGVTPWLLETLVDSRFRGACYRAANWMALGETTGRGRDDRRHRRHGAAPKSVWLYPLHRHSRRWLRGEG
- a CDS encoding ISKra4-like element ISTni1 family transposase; translated protein: MGCAAARVLEFDPLEEVRRMAHEQLDQWLEQMRPLFEQEKPPTLLELSQHFTRTRPQLLGGVLQSLADALYAHLQDQRQAPCPCCGKTIRRKRRDPKRCNTLQGPVDLERGYFYCTDCRVGFHPLDQAMELSRAFHQYDVEEKVLKLATEMPYERAAELVSDLTGVPVSNRHAHQRVEQVVQLADLETVIPDRQEIRRRIAQAKKDPDDRPVLVVALDGAHAPTRSRAKRNTKRGPGKWREVKGVRLYLAPEDGRIVPLASWHQIQDAEAMKQDLQQIAARIPQDQVRIALLGDGAAWVWNTLETCFPEGRPVLDYYHCAEHVHKVADAHYGNCARAIEWVEATLARLAANQVDAVIWGLQRLQADAFARAEIDKLITYLQNHRQRIDYDACKAEGLPIGSGAIESANKFISHARLKRSGAWWQTATACCACAARCTTALSTGCSRNIGRRRSEF
- a CDS encoding bleomycin resistance protein; the encoded protein is MTTDLLGSVPVLHISNAERSCEFYCNKLGFQKNWQHQFEPGFPLFVSISRGSVTFFLTEHPESSAGAFVYIHAEDVDALAQELQARGVTLGQGPVSQPWGMREIQLEDPDGNRLRFGQDIEEKIS
- a CDS encoding type II toxin-antitoxin system RelE family toxin — its product is MANYKLVFKKSVSKDLRSIPNKDVARILQRIEGLQENPRPVGSEKLSGQERYRIRQGAYRIIYEVEDELLVVTVVKVGHRKHVY